Proteins found in one Subtercola endophyticus genomic segment:
- a CDS encoding response regulator transcription factor, producing the protein MAEDDSSAAADLGVRVAIVDDHESVLLGIRAACLEAGYDVVAVGGTVDELLDALGEETVGVVVMDLSLGDGSSVTENVTRARATGAEVLIHSIADRTSSIREALAAGAAGVIPKTNATSIVMAAIATVARGEVLNNLEWASAIDADQEFARAQLASREQDVLHLYASGLPLKAVAHQLGIAPSTAREYLGRVRAKYVEVGRPAPTKVDLLRRAVEDGILVIDDPHGAGK; encoded by the coding sequence ATGGCTGAAGACGACAGCTCGGCCGCGGCCGACCTCGGTGTGCGGGTCGCCATCGTCGACGATCACGAGTCGGTTCTGCTGGGCATCCGTGCCGCCTGTCTCGAGGCGGGTTACGACGTCGTTGCGGTCGGCGGCACCGTGGATGAACTGCTCGATGCTCTCGGCGAAGAGACCGTCGGCGTGGTGGTCATGGATCTGAGTCTCGGCGACGGATCGTCGGTCACTGAGAACGTCACCCGGGCACGGGCGACCGGTGCCGAAGTGCTCATCCACAGCATCGCCGACCGCACGTCGAGCATTCGGGAGGCGCTCGCCGCCGGAGCCGCCGGCGTCATTCCGAAGACCAATGCGACGAGCATCGTGATGGCCGCGATCGCCACGGTTGCTCGCGGTGAGGTGCTGAATAATCTCGAATGGGCGAGCGCCATCGACGCCGACCAGGAGTTCGCCCGCGCACAGCTGGCCAGCCGCGAGCAAGACGTGCTGCACCTGTACGCCTCCGGTCTGCCGCTGAAGGCGGTCGCGCATCAGCTCGGCATCGCCCCGTCGACGGCCCGCGAGTATCTCGGCCGGGTGCGCGCGAAGTACGTGGAGGTGGGCAGGCCCGCGCCGACCAAGGTCGACCTGCTGCGCCGGGCCGTCGAAGACGGCATTCTCGTGATCGACGACCCGCACGGCGCTGGAAAATAG